The genomic region aactttTATTATGTAAAGTACTTTCACATATTTCTTCATTCAATGTGATTAACTTATGAAAGTGGAATGATGGCCCTCTGCAACTTTCCTGCCTTTCCCTACGTTTGAATCTAATCCCTCTGAATGATCGCCCCCTCCAGGGAGGTCCCTTCCTCCCTGCAACCGGGCCCCCAACCCGATACCACGATTGGTTCACATGTTGTTGGATCTGTTGCTGGGACCCCACGGTCTGCGGGTTATACGGAATAAACTGCCAAGTTGGACACTCCTTCCTCCTCTTCAATTCTGACGGACTCTGACCTGAATGATGGAGTGAAGAATATACCCCTCCACGGGCTGGAATCTGCTTCTGGTCAGATGAATGCAGAGCATGGTAAGATATATTCCAAGTCTAACTGGAAGAACACCCTTCTTGGGTCCACTAATATGACTTTGGAAGCGGCTTTGGCTAACTTTACCCAAACTGACGAAGGAACGAAGATCAAGCTCCTGGATAGTCTCATGGACAAAATCGCTTCATCTCTTCACCTGGCGATTATTGGTCGCTTCTTCTCCTTCAGGCCATCTATTAGCATGATTAGGAGATAGGCAAAGTCTAGATGGAAACTAAAGGGTAGTGTCGATATCTCGGCAATGTGTGGGGGTCTCTTCCTATTTAAGTTCACTGCAGAAGAAGACCTGATCTTTGTACTCTCAGGATCCTGGGCTTATGGGAAGCATTTCCTAACTCTGGCTAAATGGAAGCTTGGCTTGGACCCCTTAGTTGAACTCAACCACATGGCTCTTGTCTGGGTTAGACTACTTGGCCTACCGCTGGAGTTCTGGGATGAACAAATCTTCTGCTGGATCAGAAACTCGTTCGGCAACTATGTTACAACAGATTTGGTCACTCTTGCTAAATCCAGGTTGGTTTATGCATGTTTTTGTGTCAATGTTGCAATTAATAAATCTCTCCCCAATTTAGTTTCTCTaaaatcaaaatggggaaaatggtcccagACCATTTTCTATGAAAATGATACCCTTTTTTGTCAAAAGTGTGATAAACAAGGTCACACTTATACTGAGTGTAAGACCCAGGAGTCTGCAGAACCCAAGCTGAAAGAAAAGGCTATTGATGAACCCATCAGCCCAAGTGCTCCCTCTTCATTAGCTCCCTTGGGACTGCCTAGTGTGAATGAAATCCCAGATGACTACCCTCACACGAACAAGATCCTTGAGATCTTAAAAACCCCAAAGGTTTTTGTGAAGAATGTTAGCCCAGTTATACCCTTGGAAGAGGGTGAAATCCCTCCGGTGAAAAATCTTCTGGCTTTCCTCTGATCCCTCTCCATCCCCCTTCATGGCTATGGGTAATAACTACCTCTCCCCCAAGCCCCTGACTATTTCTATCCCCACAACCCCTCAATAATCCAACCCTAATGAAGCTATGACCCCCTCAAGTGTGAAAAAGTTGCTAATCTCAACCCCCCTTGTTCCCCTAGCAAGGCGGAGACGTTTGTTCAAACACCATACCGACGCCTCCTTTGAAGTTATCACCACCCGGATCTCCAATGGCGGACAATAAAGAATGGATGACCCAGAAGAATAAACCCAAGGCTAAGAAAGCAGATGTGGGGGGTACTGAAAATAAAGTTAGAAGACCCTTAGAGAGGGTGCAGAGACATAAAGTTATGGCAAGGTGATGAGAGCCAATTATGTTTCATTTTATGCCATATATTATCCTTACATTTgccttcatatgcatttccatatTCCATTTATATACCAATTTCCCATTCTATGTTGCATATGATTTAATATATAAGTAATATTTAATTTGGTTTTTAGATAAAATACTTGAATAATAAATGTTAGATTTTATTTACTAACAAGCATTGTCATTTTAGCTTTGGAAAATAATTTGCAACATGCTATTGGAGGAGGAAAGAACAAAATTCTTATGTCACGTGCATACACTTGGCAACAAATAATTTCAGCCATTTATCTATTCTTATGTAATTAAATTTGTTGTGCTAAATATGTAATTTTGTTATAACaacaaataatttattttcatgCTCATATGGTATGAAATAGTATATATTATTTGTTGTTGCAACTAATAAAATTGTGATGTACGTTGGCCAAAAGAATGCCTATTTTTGTGGCACAACAAATTACTATATTTGTGGCTTGTTTTATGCCAACCCACAAGCCACAAATAATTCCAAAAGAAGTGGCAAGAGAATAGAATCAAATGCTATAAATAGGGCTGCAAAAATATATTGCAACAAACTAATATCCGTGAATAGGAAATAGTTGAGAATTTATTGCACACCTATTCATTTTATAAAGGCAATGTAATATCATTGAGAGGGGGAGATGAAAGACAAAGACTTTTATATTATTCTTTGATAAATAAAATAGTGCTTGTTCTGATAAAACCAGCGTAAGAAGGCATTCATTTCTTCTACCGTGCAAACCAGGAGCAATGGCCCACTCCTCGGGAAGCTCGgtgatattttattttgtttgtgtgTTATTTCTTTTCAGTTTTAAACTTTAACAATTGTGTGATTTAAATTCCATTAGTTTAGTTTGATAAAATGATTATGATTTAAGTTTCATTTGTAAGATTTTATTAAAGTTTGATTGGTATTattgatttgatgagaaggttTGTCAATTATTAATAAATTGTTTGTTTCATAATTTGTTGTCTGTGCAGTTTCTGTTGTCAAGAAGTGACAGTTCCTGTCACCAGAATTATTTTGAATTGTCATAGGTTTATTTTCTAGATGCATTCCATCCCCACTTGGCTTGCTATCTTCATCCCTTGAGCAGATAGCCACTATACCTTTCATCTGTCTACGATCCCAGATTGACACATATAGACCGAACTAAAATTCATTATAAAGTGTTAAATATTTCTTATTCTTTGCCCTAGTTTTGGCCTATCACAAGGGACATTGCAAGGGGCAGGCAGctgacccttgatggaatcaaTAGAAATAAGAAATGGAGgtcctctcttggaacataaggggtctcaACAATCCCCAGAAGCAATTCGCTATAAAGAAATACATCTTGGAAATGAAACTTGATGTATGTCTTCTTCAGGAGGTTAAAATGTCTTACCAAACATTTGCAACCATTGTTGGCAAACTTTGGTTGGGGCCTTCCTTTCTATATGTTGATTCTCTGGGGGACTCTAGGGGAATTGCTACCCTTTGGGACCCTCTCAAAATTCAAGGAAAGATTTATATTAGCACCCAGAACTTCTTAGTGGTTACTTTTCAGCATGGTGAGCACTACTAGCATCTGTCCAACATATATGCCCCAAACTCTAAAGTGGGAAGGTGTCTGGTGTGGGAGGAAATCTCTGAACTCATCCTGGTGAACCAGAAGGCTCAATACATGTTGGCAGGAGATTTCAATACCCCACTCTACCCCTCTGAGAAGTGTGGTGGTCTTGTTGATTTTACTGATAGCATGGGAGATCTCGCCAACCTCATTAATGTTTCTAGCCTCATTG from Cryptomeria japonica chromosome 3, Sugi_1.0, whole genome shotgun sequence harbors:
- the LOC131874112 gene encoding uncharacterized protein LOC131874112 gives rise to the protein MCGGLFLFKFTAEEDLIFVLSGSWAYGKHFLTLAKWKLGLDPLVELNHMALVWVRLLGLPLEFWDEQIFCWIRNSFGNYVTTDLVTLAKSRLVYACFCVNVAINKSLPNLVSLKSKWGKWSQTIFYENDTLFCQKCDKQGHTYTECKTQESAEPKLKEKAIDEPISPSAPSSLAPLGLPSVNEIPDDYPHTNKILEILKTPKVFVKNVSPVIPLEEGEIPPVKNLLAFL